The Gimibacter soli genome includes a region encoding these proteins:
- a CDS encoding outer membrane beta-barrel protein, producing MSAPRVDGLSLAAMVQETYYDNFLRLSDIEQSADPSVKTSEFVTRVMGDVQVGRNFGRQQVSAAVRTGYQFHKENSNLDNDFLDARAALNWALGSRCAGAFAGDWGRQQSEFESLADIVKSTLTEKSISAYAQCGVGGRFSLAVAGELGDASNSAERRKANDHDDKGAYSSLRFSYAPESYIGVSARYFKYEYPERPLIEGTRPAFETKELMAELQHSLGARMKLSLSGGAVQVDSNSTTEDPGTGISGSAGLTYNLGGRHVIDLQAYKSYQPLQNLEALYSSTKGLQAAIASNWSPTISTNIDAGYISRSIAYADDFVPTTEGLNTGDDTFTANASIGYTIGRLIMLEFGGRYIKRDSNVSSFDYTDKSVFVMLRLKWE from the coding sequence ATGAGCGCCCCGCGCGTGGATGGGCTGTCGCTCGCTGCCATGGTTCAGGAAACATACTATGACAACTTCCTGCGCCTTTCCGACATCGAGCAGAGTGCTGACCCCAGCGTCAAGACGTCCGAATTCGTGACGCGCGTGATGGGTGACGTGCAGGTCGGTCGCAACTTCGGACGGCAGCAGGTCAGTGCCGCAGTCCGCACCGGCTACCAGTTCCACAAGGAAAACAGCAATCTCGATAACGATTTCCTCGATGCCCGCGCTGCCCTCAACTGGGCGCTGGGGTCACGCTGCGCCGGCGCCTTTGCCGGCGACTGGGGTCGTCAGCAGAGCGAATTCGAATCGCTCGCCGATATCGTGAAAAGCACGCTGACCGAGAAATCCATCTCCGCCTATGCCCAGTGCGGCGTTGGTGGCCGTTTCTCGCTGGCTGTGGCAGGCGAGCTTGGCGATGCCAGCAACTCTGCCGAGCGCCGCAAGGCGAATGACCACGACGACAAAGGCGCCTATTCGTCGCTGCGTTTCTCTTACGCCCCCGAATCCTACATCGGCGTCAGTGCGCGCTATTTCAAATACGAGTATCCGGAGCGCCCGCTGATCGAAGGCACGCGACCCGCTTTCGAAACCAAGGAACTGATGGCGGAACTGCAGCATTCGCTCGGTGCCCGCATGAAGCTGAGCCTCTCGGGCGGTGCAGTGCAGGTGGATTCCAATTCGACGACCGAGGATCCGGGCACGGGCATCAGCGGCTCGGCAGGTCTGACCTATAATCTCGGCGGTCGCCACGTCATCGACCTGCAGGCCTACAAGTCCTATCAGCCGCTGCAGAACCTCGAGGCCCTCTATTCGAGCACCAAGGGGCTGCAGGCAGCGATCGCTTCCAACTGGTCGCCCACGATCTCGACCAATATCGACGCCGGTTATATTTCGCGCTCCATCGCCTATGCGGATGATTTCGTGCCGACGACCGAAGGCTTGAATACCGGCGACGATACCTTCACCGCCAATGCTTCCATAGGATATACGATTGGCCGCCTGATCATGCTTGAATTCGGCGGGCGCTATATCAAGCGCGATTCCAACGTGTCCTCGTTCGATTATACGGACAAGTCTGTCTTCGTCATGCTTCGCCTGAAATGGGAATGA
- a CDS encoding SLBB domain-containing protein, translated as MTAKFRSTLLRMYLAVAALVACALPVSAQTASSYLIGPRDLVDIQVFQQPSLSAQARVQSDQSVFLPVIGNVTIGGMDEPSAARAIASALETGGVVRDAAVTVRVIEFASQRISVLGYVGSPGSYILDRPSTISDLLAKAGGATPDAGDKLVFTDRPVGAGKVERVELNIQDLLGGADASIDRPVSDGDTIFVPRAPVFYIYGEVRSPGTFRVEPGLTVEQALATAGGATELGKSNKIKRRDTQTGKLVSAELTDIVKGGDVFFLPQSLF; from the coding sequence ATGACTGCAAAGTTTCGATCCACCCTCCTCCGGATGTACCTGGCCGTTGCCGCGCTTGTGGCATGTGCACTCCCTGTGTCGGCGCAAACCGCTTCGTCCTACCTGATCGGGCCGCGCGACCTTGTGGATATCCAGGTCTTCCAGCAACCGTCGCTAAGTGCGCAGGCGCGGGTGCAAAGCGACCAGAGCGTCTTCCTGCCGGTGATCGGCAACGTGACGATCGGCGGCATGGACGAACCAAGTGCGGCACGCGCCATTGCCTCCGCCCTTGAAACGGGTGGCGTGGTGCGTGACGCAGCTGTCACCGTCCGGGTAATCGAATTTGCCAGCCAGCGGATTTCTGTCCTTGGCTATGTCGGCTCGCCGGGTTCCTATATCCTCGATCGGCCTTCAACCATTTCCGATCTTCTCGCCAAGGCAGGCGGCGCCACGCCAGACGCCGGTGACAAGCTCGTCTTTACCGACCGCCCGGTAGGTGCCGGCAAGGTCGAGCGGGTCGAGCTGAATATCCAGGACCTTCTGGGTGGTGCGGACGCATCGATCGACCGGCCGGTCAGTGACGGCGATACCATTTTCGTGCCCCGCGCGCCTGTCTTCTATATCTACGGCGAAGTTCGCTCGCCCGGCACGTTCCGGGTTGAGCCCGGCCTCACGGTCGAGCAGGCGCTGGCCACCGCAGGTGGCGCCACCGAACTTGGCAAATCGAACAAGATCAAACGGCGTGACACGCAAACCGGGAAACTGGTGTCGGCAGAGTTGACCGACATAGTGAAGGGCGGTGATGTTTTCTTCCTGCCGCAAAGCCTGTTCTGA
- a CDS encoding Wzz/FepE/Etk N-terminal domain-containing protein, translating into MSIFQVVAILKARLWLIILSTIVAGVVSSLIVLALPERYTASTTVLLDIAEPDPVTGRVMSTSLVRNHIRTQIRLIMSEGVAGRVVDQLNLTSSPFYLNAFSQQENPGVDIRYWIGRRLLDNLKAENVAGSDIVAINYTAPAPNLAAQLANAFADAYIAADLDLRVDPARRNAQWFAGQLNKLRQNLNDAQRRLTEYQQRTGIVSESQELNAEDTKLADLTARVTEARAEVSEARSMVSQINASDIQKGGTQSLPAFINSSEIQQWRDELTKIESILATVGGQVGVNHPEYKAMVARREVAQNQLNTEIQKVRTAIFNRVKIAEAKAETLEAELEAQKSRVLRLRQGRDELDGLAREVQIRKAEYDDAFRRAGSLRLEGDIAQSQLVVLEEAVPPLTHSFPKRGLTVAVATVAAVFFGMALAFLLEMIDRRLRSPEDLEQATDLPVLAVLAASKTSRKTKKAERKRLKKASSGSSSQPTPAAAE; encoded by the coding sequence ATGAGTATTTTCCAAGTTGTAGCCATCCTGAAAGCCAGGCTTTGGCTCATCATCTTGTCGACGATCGTGGCAGGTGTCGTCTCGAGCCTGATCGTTCTCGCCCTGCCTGAACGGTACACGGCGTCCACGACCGTGCTTCTCGATATCGCTGAGCCCGATCCGGTCACCGGTCGGGTGATGTCGACCTCGCTTGTCCGCAACCATATTCGTACCCAGATCCGCCTGATCATGTCGGAAGGTGTTGCAGGGCGTGTGGTCGACCAGCTTAACCTGACCTCTTCGCCTTTCTACCTGAATGCCTTCAGCCAGCAGGAAAACCCGGGTGTCGACATCCGCTACTGGATCGGGCGACGTCTTCTCGACAACCTGAAAGCCGAAAACGTGGCGGGTAGCGACATCGTTGCAATCAACTATACGGCGCCTGCGCCCAATCTGGCGGCGCAGCTCGCAAATGCCTTCGCCGACGCCTATATCGCAGCCGACCTCGACCTGCGAGTTGATCCGGCCCGCCGTAACGCCCAGTGGTTTGCCGGCCAGCTGAACAAACTGCGCCAGAACCTGAATGACGCCCAGCGCCGCCTGACCGAATACCAGCAGCGCACCGGCATCGTTTCGGAATCGCAGGAACTGAACGCTGAGGACACCAAGCTCGCCGACCTCACCGCCCGCGTCACCGAAGCCCGTGCAGAGGTCAGCGAAGCCCGTTCGATGGTCAGCCAGATAAATGCTTCCGATATCCAGAAGGGCGGGACCCAAAGCCTGCCGGCCTTCATCAACAGTTCGGAAATCCAGCAGTGGCGCGATGAACTGACCAAGATCGAATCGATTCTCGCAACCGTCGGCGGCCAGGTCGGGGTTAATCACCCTGAGTACAAAGCCATGGTGGCTCGCCGCGAAGTGGCGCAAAACCAGCTGAACACGGAAATCCAGAAGGTCCGTACCGCCATCTTCAACCGCGTGAAGATCGCCGAAGCCAAGGCCGAGACCCTGGAAGCCGAACTTGAAGCCCAGAAGAGCCGCGTGCTGCGCCTGCGTCAGGGCCGCGACGAGCTCGATGGCCTCGCCCGCGAAGTGCAGATCCGCAAGGCCGAGTATGATGACGCCTTCCGCCGCGCCGGGTCGCTGCGCCTCGAAGGCGATATTGCCCAGTCGCAGCTTGTGGTGCTTGAAGAGGCGGTTCCGCCGCTCACCCACAGCTTCCCGAAACGCGGCCTCACCGTTGCTGTTGCCACCGTGGCCGCCGTCTTCTTCGGCATGGCGCTCGCCTTCCTTCTTGAAATGATCGACCGCCGCCTGCGCTCGCCAGAGGATCTGGAGCAAGCAACCGACTTGCCTGTCCTGGCCGTTCTTGCCGCTTCGAAAACGTCGCGCAAGACCAAGAAGGCGGAAAGGAAGCGGCTGAAAAAAGCTTCTTCGGGATCATCTTCCCAACCAACACCGGCAGCTGCCGAATAA
- a CDS encoding polysaccharide biosynthesis tyrosine autokinase, with amino-acid sequence MPATNQALVKRESSLPYGLKIGQILMAQGKINEDQVREILKTQAERSCSFGEAAIYLGFLTQLDIDTAISQQFNYAILSPEAGSYSAELHVATNPFGQEAESFRALRSQLMLESLEKGRRAITIVGPNAGSGCTYTAANLAIAFAQLGLKTCLIDANLRNPRIAKLFSISREHEGLSEILIGGRTYDEVLVGDTFPNLSIITSGRVPPNPQELLGRHELIWTLSHVLRDFDTVLFDTPAMNHCADARTVAARVGSALLVARRHQTLANDARVAVEELRSNGVHLIGTVLNTY; translated from the coding sequence ATGCCGGCTACGAATCAAGCGCTCGTCAAGCGTGAAAGCTCCCTGCCCTATGGCCTGAAGATCGGCCAGATCCTGATGGCGCAGGGCAAGATCAATGAAGATCAGGTCCGCGAAATCCTGAAAACCCAGGCCGAGCGCAGCTGCAGTTTCGGTGAAGCCGCCATCTATCTCGGCTTCCTAACCCAGCTTGATATCGACACCGCAATTTCGCAGCAGTTCAACTATGCGATCCTATCGCCGGAAGCCGGTTCCTATTCTGCCGAGCTGCATGTCGCCACCAACCCGTTTGGGCAGGAAGCGGAATCCTTCCGCGCGCTCCGCTCGCAGCTGATGCTCGAAAGCCTTGAAAAGGGCCGCCGCGCCATCACCATCGTCGGGCCGAACGCCGGTTCCGGCTGCACCTATACGGCCGCAAACCTTGCGATTGCCTTCGCCCAGCTCGGCCTCAAGACCTGCCTGATCGATGCAAACCTGCGCAATCCGCGGATCGCGAAACTGTTCAGCATTTCGCGCGAACATGAAGGCCTGTCGGAAATCCTGATCGGTGGCCGTACCTATGACGAGGTGCTGGTTGGCGACACATTCCCGAACCTCAGCATCATCACCTCAGGCCGTGTACCGCCGAACCCGCAGGAACTGCTGGGCCGGCATGAACTGATCTGGACCCTGTCGCACGTCCTCAGGGACTTTGACACCGTGCTGTTCGACACGCCGGCGATGAACCATTGCGCCGACGCCCGTACCGTCGCGGCCCGCGTGGGCTCTGCCCTCCTCGTCGCGCGCCGGCATCAGACGCTGGCAAACGATGCCAGGGTTGCGGTTGAAGAGTTGCGGTCCAACGGTGTCCATCTGATCGGCACCGTGCTCAACACCTACTGA
- the xrtV gene encoding exosortase V, which translates to MTTQARKPTIDLDLQRIASDLFGSGMWLVVTALVVTYFSTYAIMAEGPWNTDQDGHGPFILIVAFLAFLIRYPAIAVLPKPDRIVWEGWALLVVSLAVFAVGSSQEILLFDSGSQIPVAASLILIFRGWAGLKAAWFPIFFLVFSIPLPGWLIDGATLPLKVMLSDQVVELLYNAGYEIAQNGVILYIGQYQLLVKDACVGLNSMHSLAAVGVLYIYLIKPQNWMHTALLVLFILPAAYAANVLRVIILVLITFYLGDEAGQGFLHDFAGIVMFASALLLFFVFDNLIFGGLRWIQSRKKAA; encoded by the coding sequence GTGACCACACAAGCCCGTAAGCCCACGATTGACCTGGACTTGCAACGTATTGCAAGCGACCTGTTCGGCAGCGGCATGTGGCTTGTCGTCACTGCACTTGTCGTCACCTACTTTTCGACCTACGCCATCATGGCGGAAGGCCCCTGGAACACCGATCAGGACGGCCACGGTCCCTTCATCCTGATCGTTGCTTTCCTTGCCTTCCTGATCCGCTACCCCGCCATAGCCGTGCTGCCGAAGCCTGACCGGATTGTGTGGGAAGGTTGGGCGCTGCTTGTAGTCAGCCTCGCGGTTTTTGCTGTTGGCAGTTCGCAGGAAATTCTTCTGTTCGACAGCGGCTCGCAGATTCCCGTGGCTGCATCGCTTATTCTCATTTTCCGGGGATGGGCCGGGCTGAAAGCCGCCTGGTTTCCGATCTTCTTCCTTGTTTTCTCGATCCCGCTTCCTGGCTGGTTGATCGATGGCGCTACCCTGCCCCTCAAAGTAATGCTCTCGGATCAGGTGGTGGAACTGCTGTACAACGCCGGCTATGAAATCGCCCAGAACGGCGTGATCCTTTATATCGGCCAATATCAGCTTCTGGTGAAAGACGCCTGCGTGGGCCTCAATTCCATGCACAGCCTTGCCGCTGTCGGGGTGCTCTATATCTATCTGATCAAGCCGCAAAACTGGATGCACACAGCGCTTCTGGTGCTTTTCATCCTGCCTGCGGCCTATGCGGCAAACGTCTTGCGGGTGATCATCCTTGTCCTCATCACTTTTTATCTTGGCGATGAAGCCGGCCAGGGCTTTCTCCATGATTTTGCAGGCATCGTGATGTTCGCATCCGCCCTACTACTCTTCTTCGTCTTTGACAATCTGATCTTCGGAGGTTTGCGGTGGATTCAATCGCGCAAAAAAGCGGCGTGA
- the epsI gene encoding exosortase-associated protein EpsI, V-type has translation MKLPGLQVLLAAALILLGGLASWRLTPTEMTPILKDNLQIADILPETFGDWTVDERIEAVRPLEQSTLADAIYDQSITKGYRNTDGELVMVLIAYGANQSDTLQLHRPDVCYIANGFRITSNFRKDVDLKVPGRDITLPSVRMMTINGQRYEPVTFWTRVGDAIPVKTLERQWDKLKYGLSGRIPDGLLVRISTISRDEESAYDLHDQFARDLLAALPANALPLFIGAQGEELDLSGLRAAEK, from the coding sequence GTGAAGCTTCCCGGTCTCCAGGTCCTTCTTGCAGCGGCGCTGATCCTGCTCGGCGGGCTCGCCAGCTGGCGGCTGACGCCCACGGAAATGACCCCGATCCTGAAGGACAATCTGCAGATTGCGGATATCCTTCCTGAAACATTCGGTGACTGGACCGTCGATGAGCGGATCGAGGCTGTGCGCCCGCTGGAGCAAAGCACGCTTGCCGACGCGATCTACGACCAGTCCATCACCAAGGGCTATCGCAACACCGACGGCGAACTGGTGATGGTGCTGATCGCCTACGGCGCCAACCAGAGCGACACATTGCAGCTGCACCGGCCGGATGTTTGCTATATCGCCAACGGTTTCCGCATCACCTCCAATTTCCGCAAGGACGTGGACCTGAAGGTGCCGGGGCGCGATATCACCCTGCCTTCTGTCCGCATGATGACGATCAACGGCCAGCGCTATGAGCCCGTGACCTTCTGGACGCGGGTCGGCGATGCCATTCCGGTCAAGACGCTGGAGCGCCAGTGGGACAAGCTGAAATATGGCCTCAGCGGCCGTATCCCGGATGGCTTGCTGGTGCGCATTTCCACTATTTCGCGTGACGAAGAATCCGCTTATGATCTGCACGATCAGTTTGCACGGGATCTTCTCGCGGCCCTTCCGGCCAACGCGCTGCCATTATTCATCGGTGCACAAGGCGAAGAGCTCGATCTGTCCGGGCTCCGCGCGGCCGAGAAATAA
- a CDS encoding EpsD family peptidyl-prolyl cis-trans isomerase, with amino-acid sequence MGWATQKNNLTKAAAIASVLVLAACGGGDDKAETAGGSTEAAKEGGEQTPSSQVVANVNGEEVTIHELNSELSRINIPADADRQAIEENVLRAIVNRKVLEQKAVGAGLDRVPGVIAEIRRSRSTLLAQAYMRSQASGAQTVGRQEAEKYILDNPNLFANRTYYIFDAILAPSDALPEEKKDAFEALGNLDEIERQLTNSQINNQRKPYTAFSETIPSAMQEKLPELMRDRTVFFVVQGPRTMITQFQESRPASLTGEEALRIATRMLQGRNNRETMMKVQSEALEQANISFNGKFASMTKNPPNLVDGKLQREIDSSVQQPDTDNDGDGAGAPGSLY; translated from the coding sequence ATGGGCTGGGCCACACAAAAGAATAACCTGACCAAGGCGGCTGCGATTGCATCCGTGCTGGTTCTCGCGGCCTGTGGCGGCGGTGACGACAAGGCTGAGACCGCTGGCGGCTCCACGGAAGCGGCCAAAGAAGGTGGCGAGCAAACCCCTTCGAGCCAGGTTGTGGCCAATGTGAACGGTGAGGAAGTCACCATTCACGAACTGAACAGCGAACTGTCACGGATCAATATCCCTGCTGACGCTGACCGTCAGGCGATCGAGGAAAACGTGCTGCGTGCTATCGTGAACCGCAAGGTTCTGGAGCAGAAGGCCGTAGGGGCTGGCCTTGACCGCGTGCCCGGTGTGATTGCGGAAATCCGCCGTTCGCGTTCGACCCTCTTGGCTCAGGCCTATATGCGCTCGCAAGCGTCGGGGGCGCAGACCGTCGGTCGTCAGGAAGCCGAGAAGTACATCCTCGATAACCCGAACCTCTTCGCCAACCGCACCTATTATATCTTCGACGCCATCCTCGCGCCGAGCGATGCCCTGCCTGAAGAGAAGAAAGACGCGTTCGAAGCGCTCGGCAACCTTGACGAGATCGAACGCCAGCTGACGAACTCGCAGATCAACAACCAGCGCAAGCCATACACCGCCTTCTCGGAAACCATTCCGTCGGCGATGCAGGAAAAACTGCCGGAACTGATGCGTGACCGCACCGTCTTCTTCGTGGTGCAGGGGCCGCGCACCATGATCACCCAGTTCCAGGAAAGCCGCCCGGCTTCGCTGACCGGTGAGGAAGCTCTTCGCATCGCAACGCGCATGCTGCAGGGTCGCAACAACCGCGAAACCATGATGAAGGTTCAGTCGGAAGCCCTCGAGCAAGCCAATATCAGCTTCAATGGCAAGTTTGCGTCGATGACCAAGAACCCGCCGAACCTTGTGGACGGCAAGCTGCAGCGCGAGATCGATTCCAGCGTGCAACAGCCGGATACGGACAATGACGGCGACGGAGCGGGTGCCCCCGGCAGCCTGTACTGA
- a CDS encoding polysaccharide pyruvyl transferase family protein gives MTTAAVSPPCLTVGLFWHSINSDNLGIGALTVSNIALVREAARQAGCAVRFTIFGYLDKRTPYVGGDDIEFVALNGKRIALPWSDLQGKVAACDLMLDIGGGDSFASIYGGKRLTFLLLSKIRTLIAGVPLIMSPQTLGPFDNWLGRTAASLVLKGCHTVYTRDALSEAYFREAMGGKAEKIRLTTDVAFALPFDTPAANTSGKPKVGLNPSGLMFSGGYGKKNDYKLTLPFDQLMHRLIAHFRDKGCEVHLIGHVNSLTLPVDDDYHVCEQLKAEYPDCVLAPNFTSPSEAKTYIAGLDFFTGARMHACIAAASAGIAVVPLAYSRKFEGLFGTLGYKRTLDCRTSTLDDAFDQIVKAFDDRETLKAEAGELAAVSRERLKVYTDGIADTMRHVMATRKAG, from the coding sequence ATGACAACCGCTGCCGTTTCCCCTCCTTGCCTCACTGTCGGGCTCTTCTGGCATTCGATCAATTCCGACAATCTCGGCATCGGCGCACTGACCGTTTCTAACATCGCGCTGGTGCGGGAAGCCGCCCGGCAGGCCGGTTGCGCGGTCCGTTTCACGATCTTCGGCTATCTTGACAAACGCACCCCGTATGTGGGCGGCGACGATATCGAATTTGTCGCACTGAACGGCAAGCGCATCGCCCTGCCCTGGTCTGACCTGCAAGGCAAGGTCGCTGCGTGCGACCTGATGCTGGATATCGGCGGCGGCGACAGCTTTGCCAGCATCTATGGCGGCAAACGGCTGACGTTCCTGCTGCTGTCGAAGATCCGCACGCTGATCGCTGGTGTACCGCTGATCATGTCGCCGCAAACACTCGGGCCGTTTGACAACTGGCTCGGCCGTACTGCAGCAAGCCTTGTCCTCAAGGGCTGCCACACCGTCTATACCCGCGACGCTCTTTCGGAGGCCTATTTCCGGGAAGCCATGGGCGGCAAGGCTGAGAAAATCAGGCTCACCACCGATGTTGCCTTCGCCCTGCCCTTCGATACGCCCGCCGCTAACACCAGTGGCAAACCGAAAGTCGGCCTCAACCCGTCCGGCCTGATGTTCAGCGGCGGCTACGGCAAGAAGAACGATTATAAGCTGACGCTGCCGTTCGATCAGCTGATGCACCGCCTGATCGCCCATTTCCGGGACAAGGGCTGCGAAGTGCACCTGATCGGCCATGTCAATTCGCTGACCCTGCCGGTTGATGACGATTATCATGTGTGCGAGCAGCTGAAAGCCGAATATCCGGACTGCGTGCTCGCCCCCAATTTCACATCACCGTCCGAAGCCAAAACCTATATCGCGGGGCTGGACTTCTTCACCGGCGCCCGCATGCATGCCTGTATCGCCGCAGCCTCGGCCGGCATTGCCGTTGTACCGCTTGCCTACAGCCGCAAGTTCGAAGGCCTTTTCGGCACGCTCGGGTACAAACGCACCCTCGATTGCCGGACCAGCACGCTCGACGACGCCTTTGACCAGATTGTGAAGGCCTTCGACGACCGCGAAACGTTGAAAGCCGAAGCCGGCGAGCTGGCCGCCGTCTCGCGCGAGCGCCTGAAGGTTTACACCGATGGCATCGCCGATACGATGCGACATGTGATGGCCACCCGCAAAGCCGGATAA
- a CDS encoding Coenzyme F420 hydrogenase/dehydrogenase, beta subunit C-terminal domain yields MTQTLTSILKRNLCAGCGLCESLGASEGIRMDYDAKGFLRPQFSGPISKALDEQIGRVCPGANLDMQVPAAEQTILWGPIRTAWTGCSTREDLRHRASSGGALSGMLMHLLTSGKADCVVQITASTTHPTRNQMVISRNSREVHEAAGSRYAPSAPLADIVRILEGGERVAFVGKPCDVAGLTNLLRDKPALARNLVAKISFMCGGIPSQTGTAEILKRLGMADKEIASFRFRGDGWPGGVKAVATTGEVGTMSYPDSWGGILSGRVQFRCKICPDGTGGFADLVFADAWHGDDRGYPSFVEADGRSMILARTALGEALLADGIAAGDIVADPLDPSEIAGMQPSQANRKRLVTSRLAAMTLFGRARPRYKGLRLGEASSQAPFKLRLHNFLGLVRRLWRGTEG; encoded by the coding sequence ATGACCCAGACGCTGACCTCAATCCTGAAGCGGAACTTGTGTGCGGGCTGCGGCCTTTGCGAAAGCCTTGGTGCATCAGAAGGCATCCGCATGGATTATGATGCCAAGGGCTTCCTCCGCCCGCAGTTCAGCGGCCCTATCTCGAAGGCGCTGGACGAGCAGATCGGCCGTGTCTGCCCCGGCGCCAACCTTGACATGCAGGTGCCAGCTGCCGAGCAAACGATCCTCTGGGGTCCGATCCGCACCGCATGGACGGGCTGTTCAACGCGCGAGGACTTGCGCCACCGTGCGTCCTCGGGCGGTGCGCTGTCGGGGATGCTGATGCATCTCCTGACCTCGGGCAAAGCCGACTGCGTGGTGCAGATCACCGCATCCACCACCCATCCGACGCGCAACCAGATGGTCATCAGTCGCAACAGCCGGGAAGTGCATGAAGCCGCAGGCTCGCGCTATGCCCCGTCGGCCCCGCTTGCCGATATCGTGCGCATCCTCGAGGGCGGCGAACGCGTCGCCTTTGTCGGCAAGCCTTGCGACGTTGCGGGGCTGACCAATCTCCTGCGGGACAAGCCGGCGCTAGCCCGGAACCTTGTCGCCAAAATCTCCTTCATGTGCGGTGGTATCCCGAGCCAGACGGGCACAGCGGAAATCCTGAAGCGCCTTGGCATGGCCGACAAGGAAATCGCCAGCTTCCGTTTCCGCGGCGATGGCTGGCCGGGCGGCGTGAAAGCCGTGGCAACGACCGGCGAGGTCGGCACCATGAGCTATCCCGATTCCTGGGGTGGCATTCTCAGCGGCCGGGTGCAATTCCGCTGCAAGATCTGCCCGGATGGCACCGGTGGTTTTGCCGATCTGGTTTTTGCCGATGCCTGGCACGGTGATGATCGCGGCTATCCGAGCTTTGTCGAGGCCGACGGTCGCAGCATGATCCTCGCCCGCACAGCCCTTGGCGAAGCCCTGCTCGCCGATGGCATCGCTGCAGGCGATATTGTCGCCGATCCGCTCGATCCGTCTGAGATCGCGGGCATGCAGCCCTCGCAGGCAAACCGCAAACGGCTGGTGACATCGCGCCTTGCCGCCATGACCCTGTTTGGCCGTGCCAGGCCGCGCTACAAGGGCCTGCGTCTTGGTGAAGCCTCATCGCAAGCACCGTTCAAGCTGCGGCTTCACAATTTCCTCGGCCTCGTGCGCCGTCTATGGCGTGGCACCGAAGGCTGA
- a CDS encoding PEPxxWA-CTERM sorting domain-containing protein — MKKLFGAILLAAGLTFPSQAAVNIVVDGSTEYYDFDGEQTGNDIPKNWFESKLLAAGYDNLVQGATLETTSAGTFHFYLLGAESAYRNSFSVNGGLLFQENLGQSNVAWQGWTNTWLGSFGVGAATALNGSIFQFDSVQGVKNIGLGAQEFGIYHVGGVNDLNGHTNLIFAFDDNGADVDDNHDDLVILAKFIAAVPEPATWLMMIMGFGLVGIAARRRERTSVSVA; from the coding sequence ATGAAAAAGCTCTTTGGTGCTATTCTTCTCGCCGCTGGCCTGACCTTCCCGTCGCAGGCAGCAGTGAACATCGTTGTTGATGGCTCGACCGAATATTATGACTTCGACGGCGAGCAAACCGGCAACGACATTCCGAAAAACTGGTTCGAGAGCAAACTGCTCGCAGCTGGCTACGACAACCTCGTTCAGGGTGCAACGCTCGAGACCACCTCGGCTGGTACCTTCCACTTCTACCTGCTCGGTGCTGAAAGCGCGTACCGCAACTCGTTCTCGGTAAACGGCGGGCTGCTGTTCCAGGAAAATCTCGGCCAGTCGAACGTTGCATGGCAGGGTTGGACCAACACCTGGCTCGGTTCGTTCGGCGTTGGCGCTGCTACCGCGCTCAATGGTTCGATCTTCCAGTTTGACTCGGTTCAGGGCGTGAAAAACATCGGCCTCGGCGCGCAAGAGTTCGGCATCTACCACGTTGGTGGTGTGAACGACCTCAATGGCCACACCAACCTGATCTTCGCCTTCGACGACAACGGCGCTGACGTTGACGATAACCACGACGACCTCGTGATCCTCGCCAAATTCATCGCTGCCGTTCCGGAGCCGGCCACTTGGCTGATGATGATCATGGGCTTCGGCCTCGTGGGCATCGCTGCCCGCCGCCGTGAGCGCACCAGCGTTTCGGTTGCCTAA